Proteins encoded by one window of Triplophysa rosa linkage group LG19, Trosa_1v2, whole genome shotgun sequence:
- the foxi3a gene encoding LOW QUALITY PROTEIN: forkhead box protein I3a (The sequence of the model RefSeq protein was modified relative to this genomic sequence to represent the inferred CDS: substituted 1 base at 1 genomic stop codon): MTSFVPQALSPQFHNMGQESQEYSLYSDSFYSAQPLPSPQQTLPSAYDFGDYASPASNPYLWFNAPGLSSAPGLSGGPQHYNMTKPYLATGKLGGNDSGFGWFSMPSQEDLMKLVRPPYSYSALIAMAIHGAPNRRLTLSQIYQXVAENFPFYNKSKASWQNSIRHNLSLNDCFMKVPRDDSDPGKGNYWTLDPNCEKMFDNGNFRRKRKRKSDSLAEDEGKCYSGTDSDLNSPKDDASERGNSPVTTSSTPCLNGFITQMGDVVSGSGRDTLLPLLDGSHRASPTGVYGSYSPNATVPRWDTHIPPPLQSNISSSPTQYSDSYSDSILNQFTSQAYPMMGSTDLLYAREGTEV; encoded by the exons ATGACGTCATTTGTACCCCAAGCCCTTTCACCCCAGTTCCACAACATGGGGCAGGAATCTCAGGAGTACAGCCTGTACAGCGACAGCTTCTACAGTGCTCAACCGTTGCCGAGTCCACAGCAAACCCTGCCGTCGGCTTATGACTTTGGAGACTACGCCAGCCCGGCCTCGAACCCTTACCTGTGGTTCAATGCACCTGGGCTCAGTTCAGCTCCCGGTCTTAGCGGAGGGCCTCAGCATTACAATATGACAAAGCCTTATTTAGCCACAGGAAAACTCGGAGGGAATGATAGCGGCTTTGGATGGTTTTCAATGCCTTCCCAAGAAGACCTGATGAAACTGGTCAGGCCTCCCTATTCGTATTCAGCACTTATTGCGATGGCAATACACGGAGCCCCGAACCGTCGTCTCACTCTCAGTCAGATCTACCAATAAGTGGCCGAAAACTTCCCCTTCTACAACAAGAGCAAAGCCAGCTGGCAGAACTCAATCCGACATAACCTCTCGCTCAACGACTGCTTCATGAAGGTGCCCAGAGATGACAGCGATCCAG GCAAAGGTAACTATTGGACGCTCGACCCTAACTGTGAAAAAATGTTCGATAATGGCAACTTCCGTCGCAAGAGGAAGAGAAAGTCTGACTCTCTGGCCGAAGATGAAGGAAAGTGCTATTCCGGAACAGACTCTGATCTCAACAGTCCCAAAGATGACGCATCAGAAAGAGGAAACTCTCCCGTCACCACAAGCTCAACTCCTTGTCTCAATGGTTTCATAACTCAGATGGGGGATGTGGTTTCAGGCTCCGGTAGAGACACTCTCCTCCCGCTTTTGGATGGAAGCCACAGAGCTTCTCCAACAGGGGTCTACGGGTCATACTCTCCAAACGCAACCGTGCCACGGTGGGACACCCATATCCCTCCCCCTCTTCAATCCAACATCTCCTCCTCGCCCACTCAGTACTCAGATAGCTATAGTGACTCCATTCTCAACCAGTTCACCAGTCAGGCCTATCCCATGATGGGCTCGACTGACTTGCTGTATGCGAGAGAGGGAACAGAGGTGTAG